In the Myxococcus fulvus genome, one interval contains:
- a CDS encoding TetR/AcrR family transcriptional regulator, which translates to MKKDLAPQPRPRGRPREFDETKAVDRALEVFWRLGYEGASVAQLTQAMGLTAPSLYAAFGSKEGLYRRVLERYQQGPGAYTWNVFTEEPTVRAAVERLLRETAHHFTRRKQPPGCMISTALLRCAEEHQPVADFVASLRTRAVGMFREHIQRAIAKGELPAGTDAEAMARYHGAIIQGMSVQAQDGASEAELLGLVEVAMRAWSPPASRPRAR; encoded by the coding sequence ATGAAAAAGGACCTGGCCCCCCAGCCCCGACCCCGAGGTCGGCCCCGGGAGTTCGACGAGACGAAGGCCGTGGACCGGGCGCTGGAGGTGTTCTGGCGGCTGGGCTACGAGGGCGCGTCCGTGGCCCAGCTCACCCAGGCCATGGGGCTCACCGCGCCCAGCCTCTACGCCGCGTTCGGCTCCAAGGAGGGCCTGTACCGGCGGGTGCTGGAGCGCTACCAGCAGGGCCCGGGCGCCTACACCTGGAACGTGTTCACCGAGGAGCCCACCGTGAGGGCCGCCGTCGAGCGACTGCTGCGCGAGACGGCCCATCACTTCACGCGCCGCAAGCAGCCTCCCGGCTGCATGATTTCCACGGCGCTCCTGCGGTGCGCGGAGGAGCACCAGCCGGTGGCGGACTTCGTCGCCAGCCTGCGCACCCGCGCGGTGGGCATGTTCCGCGAGCACATCCAGCGCGCCATCGCCAAGGGGGAGCTGCCCGCGGGCACGGACGCGGAGGCCATGGCCCGCTACCACGGCGCCATCATCCAGGGCATGTCCGTGCAGGCCCAGGACGGCGCGAGCGAGGCGGAGTTGCTCGGGCTGGTGGAGGTGGCGATGCGGGCCTGGAGCCCCCCGGCCAGCCGGCCTCGCGCGCGCTGA
- the nadE gene encoding NAD(+) synthase: MRLVKVGIASVNTVVGAFVRNTDRALALAKRMAEDGVTVGVFQEQLIAGYPAEDMVQWQGFIDRQWPELERFANQTAALPTVFLVGVGVALQGQRLNCAAVVAGGRVLGLVPKEKLPTYSVFYEARTFGRGQPGMAEVYRGVPLGDYLFQFDFGLIAPEVCEDIWSADGPMRRRTYSGAELVINLSASPFRLGFVETRRELIATRAADHQCTIAYCNAVGSNDGLIFDGGGFLNQNGRHVMETPRFQEGYAAAVVDLDRTLRLRGEATTWRVDRESWLSSGGKSVPVLDCTKTVATRREALTYPVPPHRSFFLPAPDKRRPAREALCEDILDALALGVGDYFEKTRAFKVLGIALSGGRDSLLTLLIAHRYAKRARPENPGSLIQAFYMPSRFSSDSTREAAETIARELGVAFQVVSIDEAFERERAVAETMLGGAPVTAITEQNIQARLRAQRMWNWSNSCGGLFLQTGNMSEKSVGYTTIGGDLMGALAVISNVPKTVVMYLLDYLQETTGLEGIRKVLAKPAGPELAHNQVGEEELMPFPILDACFYLFAAEKLTPAEMLQALTAMFPEVDATRLSGHVDKFVRLFNQSIYKWVQSPLSLHIGNLDLDRERALQLPVVTGSEWLRAK; this comes from the coding sequence ATGCGGCTCGTGAAAGTCGGCATCGCCAGCGTCAACACCGTCGTCGGAGCCTTCGTGCGCAACACGGACCGGGCCCTGGCACTGGCGAAGCGGATGGCCGAGGACGGCGTCACCGTGGGCGTCTTCCAGGAGCAGCTCATCGCCGGCTACCCGGCCGAGGACATGGTGCAGTGGCAGGGCTTCATCGACCGGCAGTGGCCGGAGCTGGAGCGCTTCGCGAACCAGACGGCGGCGCTGCCCACGGTGTTCCTGGTGGGCGTGGGCGTGGCGCTGCAGGGCCAGCGGCTCAACTGCGCCGCGGTGGTGGCCGGAGGGCGCGTGCTGGGCCTGGTGCCCAAGGAGAAGCTGCCCACGTACAGCGTCTTCTATGAGGCGCGCACGTTCGGCCGCGGCCAGCCGGGCATGGCGGAGGTGTACCGGGGCGTGCCCCTGGGCGACTACCTGTTCCAGTTCGACTTCGGCCTCATCGCGCCGGAGGTCTGCGAGGACATCTGGAGCGCGGACGGCCCCATGCGCCGGCGCACGTACTCGGGCGCGGAGCTGGTCATCAACCTCTCCGCGTCCCCGTTCCGGCTGGGCTTCGTGGAGACGCGCCGCGAGCTCATCGCCACGCGCGCCGCGGACCACCAGTGCACCATCGCCTACTGCAACGCGGTGGGCAGCAACGACGGGCTCATCTTCGACGGCGGCGGCTTCCTCAACCAGAACGGCCGCCACGTCATGGAGACGCCGCGCTTCCAGGAGGGCTACGCGGCGGCCGTCGTCGACCTGGACCGCACCCTGCGCCTGAGGGGCGAGGCCACCACCTGGCGCGTGGACCGCGAGTCGTGGCTGTCCTCCGGCGGCAAGAGCGTGCCGGTGCTCGACTGCACGAAGACGGTGGCCACGCGGCGCGAGGCGCTCACGTACCCGGTGCCGCCGCACAGGAGCTTCTTCCTGCCCGCCCCCGACAAGCGCCGCCCCGCGCGCGAGGCCTTGTGCGAGGACATCCTGGACGCGCTCGCGCTGGGCGTGGGCGACTACTTCGAGAAGACGCGCGCCTTCAAGGTGCTGGGCATCGCGCTGTCGGGCGGACGTGACTCGTTGCTCACGCTGCTCATCGCCCACCGCTACGCGAAGCGCGCGCGGCCGGAGAACCCCGGCTCGCTCATCCAGGCGTTCTACATGCCCAGCCGCTTCTCCAGCGACTCCACGCGCGAGGCGGCGGAGACGATTGCTCGCGAGCTGGGCGTGGCCTTCCAGGTCGTCTCCATCGACGAGGCCTTCGAGCGCGAGCGCGCCGTGGCCGAGACGATGCTGGGCGGCGCCCCCGTCACCGCCATCACCGAGCAGAACATCCAGGCCCGCCTGCGCGCCCAGCGCATGTGGAACTGGAGCAACTCCTGCGGCGGTCTGTTCCTGCAGACGGGCAACATGAGCGAGAAGTCCGTGGGCTACACCACCATCGGCGGAGACCTGATGGGCGCGCTCGCCGTCATCTCCAACGTGCCCAAGACGGTGGTGATGTACCTCTTGGACTACCTCCAGGAGACCACGGGCCTCGAGGGCATCCGCAAGGTGCTCGCCAAGCCCGCCGGTCCGGAGCTGGCGCACAACCAGGTGGGCGAGGAGGAGCTGATGCCCTTCCCCATCCTGGACGCGTGCTTCTACCTGTTCGCCGCGGAGAAGCTCACGCCCGCGGAGATGCTCCAGGCGCTCACGGCCATGTTCCCGGAGGTGGACGCGACGCGGCTGTCGGGCCACGTGGACAAATTCGTGCGGCTCTTCAACCAGTCCATCTACAAGTGGGTCCAGTCCCCGCTGTCGTTGCACATCGGCAACCTGGACCTGGACCGCGAGCGCGCGCTGCAGCTTCCCGTCGTCACCGGCTCCGAGTGGCTGCGGGCGAAGTGA
- a CDS encoding LON peptidase substrate-binding domain-containing protein, giving the protein MTAQERVESAAARALKVFPLPSAVLFPHTLIPLHIFEPRYRDMVRDALAGDRVVALAQLETGWEGNYEGRPPMQPIMCAGVIAWDEQVEEGRYNILLQGVSRIRMISELSGDKSYREVRAQVLADHPYQGPEEERLRQAVFELAGRVPPTFAESLLPVAARAGGGMLADVVASAIIPEAERRQQLLVELDVKRRLEAVLADVGELIARLQPVRPSGPLN; this is encoded by the coding sequence ATGACCGCCCAAGAACGCGTCGAGAGCGCCGCCGCCCGAGCGCTGAAGGTGTTTCCGCTGCCGTCGGCGGTGCTCTTCCCCCACACCCTCATCCCCCTGCACATCTTCGAGCCGCGCTACCGGGACATGGTGCGTGACGCGCTCGCGGGGGACCGCGTGGTGGCGCTGGCCCAGCTGGAGACGGGCTGGGAGGGCAACTACGAGGGGCGTCCCCCCATGCAGCCCATCATGTGCGCGGGGGTCATCGCCTGGGACGAGCAGGTGGAGGAGGGGCGCTACAACATCCTCCTGCAGGGCGTCAGCCGCATCCGGATGATTTCCGAGCTCTCCGGCGACAAGTCCTACCGCGAGGTGCGCGCGCAGGTGCTCGCGGACCACCCCTACCAGGGGCCCGAGGAGGAGCGGCTGCGACAGGCCGTGTTCGAGCTGGCCGGGCGCGTGCCTCCCACCTTCGCGGAGAGCCTGCTGCCGGTGGCGGCGCGCGCGGGCGGAGGGATGCTCGCGGACGTGGTGGCCTCGGCCATCATCCCGGAGGCCGAGCGGCGCCAGCAATTGCTCGTCGAGCTGGACGTGAAGCGCCGGCTGGAGGCGGTGCTCGCGGACGTGGGTGAGCTCATCGCCCGGCTCCAGCCCGTGCGGCCCTCCGGCCCACTGAACTGA
- a CDS encoding thioredoxin family protein encodes MATVEITKDNFKDTVGKDGIVILDWWASWCGPCRLFAPTFETSSGKHPDIVFGKIDTEAQPELSGAFEIRSIPTLMVFRDGILLFEQAGALPAAALEDLVRQVRGLDMAQVKKEIEERRGKEAPKA; translated from the coding sequence ATGGCGACGGTGGAAATCACCAAGGACAACTTCAAGGATACCGTCGGCAAGGACGGCATCGTCATCCTGGACTGGTGGGCGTCGTGGTGCGGCCCGTGCCGCCTCTTCGCGCCCACCTTCGAGACGTCATCCGGCAAGCACCCGGACATCGTCTTCGGGAAGATAGATACCGAGGCGCAGCCGGAGCTCTCCGGGGCTTTTGAAATCCGCTCCATTCCCACCCTCATGGTGTTCCGTGACGGCATCCTCCTGTTCGAGCAGGCGGGGGCGCTGCCGGCCGCCGCGCTGGAGGACCTGGTCCGTCAGGTGCGGGGCTTGGACATGGCGCAGGTGAAGAAGGAGATCGAAGAGCGCCGGGGCAAGGAAGCGCCCAAGGCCTGA
- a CDS encoding outer membrane protein, whose product MKAKILAGAIGALMYGTSALAADGDCPPPQASTERQGQGVLLAQSQDTSSGSSDVLQEEDIIIETEPVPDSTGMDDDSGIGGSGTSGQDDSSSGSSQALPPAEGELRMNMPLRCEPVDSQQQGTGGSGFDSQQQGIQSVPAPAPAPSAPQPRPEAGAPVEPQSESYPAPEQDAFGGSGVAAPPPADYRPSADAAEPIEPLEVKKKDKHDMKGLSLLLNGGVEGYTGALAPQLDPGPTAGVTAAIRPSKVFGIELGYTGALNNIDSKRGEVDTDGPDLIRNGGQAVATLGLAPTPWQPYLLGGIGISDYNFRGGQSLGYKDDTVGNVPAGVGLRGHVGNFTVDARANYNFLFDKDFAPGIDSGGGDFDGGGSYQGTVSVGGTF is encoded by the coding sequence ATGAAAGCGAAGATTCTGGCTGGCGCCATCGGGGCGCTCATGTACGGCACCTCGGCCTTGGCTGCGGATGGCGATTGCCCGCCGCCCCAGGCGAGCACTGAGCGCCAGGGGCAAGGCGTGTTGTTGGCCCAGTCGCAGGACACCTCTTCGGGCAGCTCGGACGTGCTGCAGGAGGAAGACATCATCATCGAGACCGAGCCGGTGCCCGACTCCACGGGCATGGACGACGACTCGGGCATCGGGGGCAGTGGAACGAGCGGGCAGGATGACTCCTCCAGTGGGAGCAGCCAGGCCCTCCCGCCCGCGGAGGGCGAGCTGCGCATGAACATGCCACTGCGCTGTGAGCCCGTGGACTCGCAGCAGCAGGGCACGGGTGGCAGTGGCTTCGACAGCCAGCAGCAGGGCATCCAGAGCGTGCCAGCTCCGGCCCCCGCTCCGTCCGCGCCGCAGCCTCGTCCCGAGGCGGGGGCGCCGGTGGAGCCGCAGTCGGAGTCCTATCCGGCGCCCGAGCAGGACGCCTTCGGTGGAAGCGGCGTCGCGGCGCCTCCTCCGGCGGACTACCGGCCCTCGGCGGATGCGGCCGAGCCCATCGAGCCGCTCGAGGTGAAGAAGAAGGACAAGCACGACATGAAAGGGTTGAGCCTGCTGCTCAACGGCGGTGTGGAAGGCTACACCGGCGCGCTGGCTCCGCAGCTCGACCCTGGCCCCACCGCGGGCGTGACGGCGGCCATCCGGCCCTCGAAGGTGTTCGGCATCGAGCTGGGCTACACCGGCGCGCTCAACAACATCGACTCCAAGCGCGGCGAGGTGGACACGGACGGTCCGGACCTGATTCGCAACGGCGGTCAGGCGGTGGCGACGCTCGGCCTGGCTCCCACCCCGTGGCAGCCGTATCTGCTGGGTGGCATCGGCATCAGCGACTACAACTTCCGAGGCGGCCAGTCGCTGGGCTACAAGGATGACACCGTGGGCAACGTGCCGGCCGGCGTGGGCCTGCGAGGCCACGTGGGCAACTTCACCGTGGACGCGCGCGCCAACTACAACTTCCTCTTCGACAAGGACTTCGCTCCGGGCATCGACTCCGGCGGCGGCGACTTCGACGGGGGCGGCAGCTACCAGGGCACCGTCAGCGTGGGCGGTACCTTCTGA
- a CDS encoding FKBP-type peptidyl-prolyl cis-trans isomerase, which produces MSLKVEDSKVGTGTEATAGKSVTVHYVGTLTNGQKFDSSRDRGQGFTFRLGAGQVIQGWDQGVAGMKVGGVRKLTIPPELGYGSRGAGGVIPPNATLVFEVELLDVR; this is translated from the coding sequence ATGAGCCTGAAGGTCGAGGATTCGAAGGTGGGCACCGGGACGGAGGCCACCGCTGGCAAGTCGGTCACCGTGCACTACGTGGGGACGCTGACGAACGGCCAGAAGTTCGACAGCAGCCGGGACCGGGGCCAGGGCTTCACGTTCCGTCTCGGTGCGGGTCAGGTCATCCAGGGTTGGGACCAGGGTGTGGCGGGCATGAAGGTGGGCGGCGTGCGCAAGCTCACCATCCCCCCGGAGCTCGGCTACGGCTCGCGCGGCGCGGGCGGCGTCATCCCGCCCAACGCCACCCTGGTGTTCGAGGTGGAGCTGCTGGACGTCCGCTGA